A genome region from Paenibacillus sp. J23TS9 includes the following:
- a CDS encoding DinB family protein: MRDSYVFGLMLRTRSSIIQKVEKLPEEKRNVIPEGFSNSIHWQLGHLLTITDIIVFQFAGKESAIPENYKTFFASGTKPADWTGEPPAWDSLIQELTQQCKLIEDTFGGKLHEPLAVKDNFAKAETVGEILIMNISHESSHSGMINAMLKILG; the protein is encoded by the coding sequence GTGAGAGACTCTTATGTATTCGGACTCATGCTGCGTACGCGAAGCAGCATCATCCAAAAGGTTGAAAAGCTTCCCGAGGAAAAACGCAATGTGATTCCAGAGGGATTCAGCAACAGCATTCACTGGCAGCTCGGGCATCTGCTGACGATAACGGATATCATCGTGTTCCAGTTTGCGGGGAAAGAATCCGCCATTCCGGAAAACTACAAAACATTTTTCGCATCCGGCACCAAACCTGCAGACTGGACAGGGGAGCCTCCGGCTTGGGATTCGCTAATTCAGGAGCTGACCCAGCAGTGCAAGCTGATTGAAGACACTTTCGGCGGCAAGCTTCATGAGCCCCTGGCTGTGAAGGATAATTTTGCCAAGGCAGAGACCGTCGGCGAAATATTAATCATGAACATTAGCCACGAAAGCTCTCATTCTGGCATGATCAATGCCATGCTGAAAATACTCGGCTAG
- the gpmA gene encoding 2,3-diphosphoglycerate-dependent phosphoglycerate mutase, with protein MFKVVLVRHGESIWNQENRFTGWTDVDLTEKGVREAIKAGELLKKVPYEIDIAFTSVLKRAIKTLNYILDVNDLLWIPIHKSWKLNERHYGALQGLNKQETAEKYGAEQVQLWRRSYDVPPLQITAEDDRYPQKDKRYGRLTEQEIPLGESLKDTIARVVPYWEAEIVPQIKAGKKVLVVAHGNSLRALMKVLENISNEDILDLNIPTAVPILYELDENLKPLNRHFLGDEERVQEKIDVVANPSKIME; from the coding sequence ATGTTTAAAGTAGTGCTGGTAAGACACGGCGAAAGCATATGGAATCAGGAAAACCGTTTTACAGGCTGGACAGATGTCGATTTAACGGAAAAGGGTGTCCGAGAAGCGATTAAAGCAGGAGAACTGCTTAAAAAGGTACCGTACGAGATTGATATTGCGTTTACGTCAGTCCTGAAAAGGGCAATCAAGACGCTGAACTATATACTTGACGTCAATGATCTTCTCTGGATTCCCATTCATAAAAGCTGGAAGCTGAATGAGCGCCATTACGGAGCGCTTCAAGGGCTGAACAAGCAGGAAACAGCCGAAAAATATGGGGCTGAACAGGTTCAGCTATGGCGCAGAAGCTATGATGTACCGCCATTGCAAATTACTGCCGAGGATGACCGGTATCCGCAAAAGGACAAACGATACGGCCGGTTGACCGAGCAGGAGATTCCGCTGGGCGAAAGCCTCAAGGACACCATCGCTAGGGTTGTTCCATATTGGGAGGCGGAGATTGTACCCCAGATCAAGGCAGGCAAAAAGGTGCTGGTTGTAGCGCATGGCAACAGTCTCCGCGCACTGATGAAGGTGCTTGAGAATATCAGTAATGAAGATATTTTGGATTTGAACATTCCGACCGCCGTGCCGATACTGTATGAGCTGGACGAGAACCTTAAGCCGCTGAACCGCCATTTTCTGGGGGACGAGGAACGGGTGCAGGAAAAGATCGATGTGGTTGCCAACCCGTCAAAAATTATGGAGTAG
- a CDS encoding DUF1904 family protein, with translation MPFVRFTGFEKNVVETVAPAIVEDLAAIANIPQEIVKIELLHVEKITNSPQSVEIFMFPREQEKHDAIAKMIDGHLKSQGFTRTHIFYILLQPSLYYKEGLPLNEIPRKTVHEA, from the coding sequence TTGCCTTTTGTCAGATTTACGGGATTTGAAAAAAACGTGGTGGAAACTGTCGCACCCGCGATTGTCGAGGATTTGGCGGCTATTGCCAACATTCCGCAGGAAATTGTAAAAATCGAGCTCTTGCATGTGGAAAAAATCACAAACAGTCCGCAGTCCGTTGAGATTTTCATGTTTCCGAGAGAGCAGGAGAAGCATGACGCCATTGCTAAAATGATAGACGGACACCTGAAGAGCCAGGGCTTCACACGAACTCATATTTTTTATATTCTGCTGCAGCCATCGCTGTACTATAAAGAAGGACTGCCCCTGAACGAGATTCCGAGAAAAACGGTCCATGAGGCCTGA
- a CDS encoding MBL fold metallo-hydrolase, with translation MNMPEITDHYNGIIQVKISMSFPLRWVNSYVLRGPEGLTIIDPGPHTPENEEEWNQAFRELGIALSDIEAVVLTHHHPDHLGCSGWIQQQTGCKVWMSERSFQETQRMWGPQSTMNSDLPDLFRRQGMPADWTDQLEVHMNSFMPQITPLPEVSFIPSEQLFTMGGRDWLPVQTAGHAPGHLSFYHEESGEILCGDAVLPQISPNVSLMPGSDPEPLQSFLMGLLKLKNLEVSTAYPGHRNPFRHFEERLEALLLHHEERLVKMEQLLASAPASGFELCVSLFSSKLGIHQMRFAMCETLAHTRELERRGRIAAFLNEDGMIQYKMM, from the coding sequence GTGAACATGCCGGAAATAACAGATCATTACAATGGTATCATTCAAGTGAAAATATCCATGTCCTTCCCGCTTCGCTGGGTGAACAGCTATGTTCTGCGCGGACCGGAAGGATTGACCATTATCGATCCAGGGCCCCATACGCCGGAGAATGAGGAGGAGTGGAACCAGGCTTTTCGGGAGCTTGGTATCGCCCTTAGTGATATAGAGGCTGTTGTCCTGACTCACCACCATCCGGATCATTTGGGCTGTTCAGGCTGGATTCAGCAGCAGACAGGCTGCAAGGTATGGATGTCGGAGCGATCTTTTCAGGAAACACAACGGATGTGGGGACCACAATCCACGATGAATTCGGATTTACCTGATTTGTTCCGCAGACAGGGAATGCCCGCGGATTGGACGGATCAGCTAGAAGTACATATGAACAGCTTTATGCCGCAGATCACACCGCTTCCGGAAGTATCTTTTATTCCGTCCGAACAGCTGTTCACAATGGGCGGAAGGGACTGGTTGCCGGTTCAAACTGCTGGGCATGCGCCGGGGCATCTATCCTTTTACCATGAAGAGAGCGGCGAGATTCTGTGCGGTGACGCCGTCCTTCCGCAGATTTCGCCGAACGTTAGCCTGATGCCGGGCAGTGATCCGGAGCCGCTGCAATCCTTTTTGATGGGACTGCTTAAGCTGAAGAACCTGGAGGTCAGCACCGCATATCCGGGGCACCGGAACCCTTTCCGGCATTTTGAGGAGCGGCTTGAGGCGCTGCTGCTCCATCATGAAGAGCGGCTGGTGAAGATGGAGCAGCTGCTCGCTTCCGCTCCGGCATCAGGCTTTGAGCTATGCGTCTCGCTCTTCAGCAGCAAGCTGGGTATCCACCAGATGCGGTTTGCCATGTGCGAGACCCTCGCCCATACAAGAGAGCTGGAGCGAAGAGGACGAATCGCTGCATTTCTCAATGAGGACGGCATGATTCAATACAAGATGATGTGA
- a CDS encoding class I SAM-dependent methyltransferase: MKDWYEKSFGEDYLLVYKHRDAAGAMREVKKMISWLDLPQDARVLDLCCGTGRHSLALADAGYRVSGVDLSGVLLREARKLDTEQRVEWHQADMRELPLDGDFDAVLNLFTSFGYFREDEEQMKVLREIYRMLKPGGCFIIDFMNSPHVRSHLVPESERETDGQRITEKRKIEDNFVKKDITIIPQDGDGEERHYHERVKLYTLEQMKQMLAASGLVIDEVHGGYDEDESYREESSERMIFVGHRPHPQEM; the protein is encoded by the coding sequence ATCAAAGACTGGTATGAAAAAAGCTTTGGAGAAGATTATTTGCTTGTATATAAACACAGAGATGCGGCGGGGGCTATGCGGGAGGTCAAAAAAATGATTTCTTGGCTGGATCTGCCGCAGGACGCCCGGGTGCTTGATTTATGCTGCGGCACCGGCCGTCATTCGCTGGCACTGGCAGATGCGGGCTACCGCGTGAGTGGTGTGGACCTGTCAGGAGTGCTGCTGCGGGAGGCAAGGAAGCTGGACACGGAGCAGCGTGTGGAATGGCATCAAGCCGATATGCGGGAGCTTCCGCTGGATGGGGATTTTGATGCCGTGCTGAATTTGTTTACGTCCTTCGGTTATTTCCGTGAGGATGAGGAGCAGATGAAAGTACTGCGGGAAATTTACAGAATGCTAAAGCCCGGTGGCTGTTTCATCATCGATTTTATGAACTCGCCCCATGTTCGGTCCCATCTGGTGCCGGAATCCGAACGCGAAACGGATGGCCAGCGGATTACAGAAAAACGGAAGATCGAGGATAACTTTGTGAAAAAGGATATCACGATCATTCCGCAGGATGGTGATGGCGAAGAACGCCACTACCATGAACGGGTAAAGCTATATACGTTGGAGCAAATGAAACAGATGCTTGCAGCGTCAGGGCTCGTCATTGATGAGGTTCATGGAGGATACGACGAGGATGAAAGCTACCGGGAGGAATCTTCAGAACGGATGATTTTCGTGGGCCATCGCCCCCATCCGCAAGAGATGTGA
- a CDS encoding ABC transporter ATP-binding protein, giving the protein MTPLLRVEGLTKRFKERTVVNGISFSVAEGSCAALLGPNGAGKTTTISMLAGLLQPTKGSIQLLHGGRTVQDHRPYIGYLPQMPVFYPWMSGKEFLSYAGELAGLTTREAALKTGEWLEAVGLGDEGKRKIGGYSGGMKQRLGLAQALIHRPKLLILDEPVSALDPAGRKDVLSLLRRIRRETTVLFSTHVLHDAEEICDEILMIKSGEIALQGNLDHIRKEYSEPVIRLEVGGEKASRDWLASVGSKAFVLQAEIAGTRAELTVADVEQASKELMADAVAHHVFFRKFESGQSTLEDLFMKVVQA; this is encoded by the coding sequence ATGACTCCGCTGCTTCGGGTTGAAGGATTAACCAAGCGCTTCAAGGAGCGTACGGTAGTAAATGGAATCTCATTTTCGGTTGCCGAAGGAAGCTGCGCAGCCCTTCTCGGGCCAAACGGAGCAGGGAAAACGACAACGATCAGCATGCTTGCGGGCCTGCTTCAGCCGACGAAAGGATCCATTCAATTGCTGCACGGTGGAAGAACGGTTCAGGACCATCGGCCATACATCGGATATTTGCCGCAAATGCCGGTATTTTATCCATGGATGAGCGGCAAAGAATTTTTGAGCTATGCCGGAGAACTTGCCGGGCTTACGACCCGCGAGGCGGCGCTTAAGACCGGTGAGTGGCTTGAAGCCGTGGGTCTTGGGGATGAGGGAAAACGTAAAATAGGGGGCTATTCCGGCGGGATGAAACAGAGGCTGGGACTGGCACAGGCCTTGATCCACCGTCCCAAGCTGCTCATTCTGGACGAGCCGGTCTCTGCGCTGGACCCTGCAGGGCGTAAAGACGTACTCAGCCTGCTGCGGCGCATCCGCCGCGAAACGACAGTCCTGTTCTCGACCCATGTCCTGCATGATGCCGAAGAGATTTGTGATGAAATTCTCATGATTAAATCCGGAGAAATCGCATTGCAAGGCAATCTGGATCATATCCGCAAAGAGTACAGCGAGCCTGTGATCCGCTTAGAAGTCGGCGGAGAGAAGGCATCCCGGGACTGGCTGGCTTCGGTTGGCAGCAAGGCCTTTGTACTGCAGGCGGAGATTGCCGGAACCCGGGCGGAGCTGACGGTAGCGGATGTGGAGCAAGCGTCAAAAGAGCTGATGGCGGATGCGGTAGCTCATCACGTATTTTTCCGGAAATTCGAATCGGGCCAAAGCACGCTGGAGGATTTATTTATGAAGGTGGTGCAGGCATGA
- a CDS encoding phosphatidylglycerophosphatase A, whose protein sequence is MSDPNHEKIPYSLNSQKVASATREWLHKRGVKLEEIAELVMLLQKKYYPDLTMEECLDNVDKVLSKREVQNAVLTGIQLDVLAEEGKLFSPLQEMLENDEGLYGVDEILAFSIVNVYGSIGFTNYGYVDKLKPGILERLNDKSTGETHTFLDDIVGAIAAAASSRIAHRKQAEREQQVEGNELVIPED, encoded by the coding sequence ATGAGTGATCCGAACCATGAAAAGATTCCGTATAGTTTGAACAGTCAAAAGGTAGCCAGCGCGACCCGGGAATGGCTGCATAAAAGAGGCGTAAAACTCGAGGAAATTGCGGAGCTCGTCATGCTCCTTCAGAAGAAATATTATCCCGATCTGACGATGGAAGAATGCTTGGACAACGTGGATAAGGTACTAAGCAAACGCGAGGTGCAAAATGCGGTGCTAACCGGCATCCAGCTCGATGTGCTTGCGGAGGAAGGAAAGCTTTTTTCACCTCTGCAGGAAATGCTCGAAAATGATGAAGGCTTATATGGCGTTGATGAGATTCTGGCCTTTTCGATCGTCAATGTGTATGGCAGCATCGGATTTACTAACTATGGATATGTAGACAAGCTAAAGCCGGGTATTCTTGAGCGTTTGAATGATAAAAGCACAGGTGAAACACACACCTTCCTGGACGACATCGTTGGCGCGATTGCGGCCGCGGCAAGCAGCCGGATTGCACACCGGAAACAAGCCGAACGTGAGCAGCAGGTTGAAGGCAATGAGCTTGTAATACCGGAAGATTAA
- a CDS encoding ABC transporter permease subunit, which produces MRQFGLFFRKEMLEMGRSYKWLWVPLVFLMLGVMQPIVTRFMPEILKSAGNMPKGMTITMEPPSGAEVMAQTLGQYNSVGLLILVLSLMTMISGERQSGVSQLIFSKPVSFVSYTAAKWMSMLSLITVSFVLGYAGAWYYTVQMIGSVDAGAALTAGGFYLLWMWFGGSLTLLASSLLNPAAGIAFVSLGAALLLSMASGWLPRYLAWSPGSLPQISVNWLLQGQGMTEAAGALIISILCLLACFAAATYRVKLVKSKI; this is translated from the coding sequence ATGAGACAGTTCGGATTGTTTTTTCGCAAAGAAATGCTGGAGATGGGGCGCAGCTATAAATGGCTCTGGGTGCCGCTGGTCTTTCTGATGCTGGGGGTAATGCAGCCGATCGTGACCCGCTTCATGCCGGAAATCCTGAAGTCGGCGGGAAACATGCCTAAAGGCATGACGATTACGATGGAGCCGCCTTCTGGAGCGGAGGTAATGGCGCAGACGCTTGGCCAATACAATTCGGTCGGACTGCTCATTTTGGTGCTGTCATTGATGACGATGATTTCGGGTGAACGCCAAAGCGGTGTTTCGCAGTTGATATTTTCCAAACCGGTCTCGTTCGTATCTTATACCGCGGCCAAATGGATGAGCATGCTTTCCTTGATCACCGTTTCCTTCGTCCTCGGATACGCTGGGGCCTGGTATTATACCGTGCAGATGATCGGATCGGTTGATGCCGGCGCAGCTTTGACAGCGGGGGGATTTTATCTGCTGTGGATGTGGTTCGGGGGATCATTGACTCTGCTTGCCAGTTCGCTTTTGAACCCTGCGGCGGGTATTGCCTTTGTCAGTTTAGGGGCGGCACTGCTGCTATCGATGGCTTCCGGATGGCTTCCTCGGTACCTGGCCTGGAGTCCCGGTTCGCTGCCGCAAATATCCGTAAATTGGCTCCTGCAAGGACAGGGAATGACGGAAGCAGCTGGCGCGCTCATCATCAGCATTCTTTGCTTACTGGCTTGTTTCGCAGCTGCCACCTATAGGGTCAAGCTAGTTAAATCCAAAATATAG
- a CDS encoding manganese-dependent inorganic pyrophosphatase, with protein MAKTLIFGHKNPDTDTITSAIVYSYLKNQLGLETEAVRLGNVNGETQYALDTFKVEAPRLVEKVAGEASEVILVDHNERQQSADDIDQVRVTEVIDHHRIANFETAHPLYYRAEPVGCTATILNKLFKEKNVAVPKEIAGLMVSAIISDTLLLKSPTCTDEDVAAARELADIAGVSLETYGLEMLKAGADVSSKTVAELISLDAKEFQMGSHKVEIAQVNAVDVNDVLNRQTELEDALNNIISQKGLDLFVFVVTDILNNDSVALALGNAASSVETAYQVKLENNKAVLKGVVSRKSQIVPVLTETLSK; from the coding sequence ATGGCTAAAACTTTGATTTTCGGGCATAAAAATCCGGATACGGACACAATTACTTCAGCTATTGTATACTCCTATTTGAAAAACCAGCTCGGGTTGGAGACGGAAGCCGTCCGTCTGGGCAATGTAAACGGTGAAACTCAATACGCGCTGGATACCTTCAAGGTTGAAGCTCCCCGTCTAGTTGAGAAAGTGGCAGGCGAAGCCAGTGAAGTGATCCTCGTTGACCATAACGAGCGCCAGCAAAGCGCTGATGACATCGATCAGGTTCGCGTCACGGAGGTTATTGACCATCACCGCATCGCGAATTTTGAGACTGCCCACCCACTTTACTATCGCGCTGAGCCTGTTGGCTGCACAGCGACTATCCTGAACAAGCTGTTCAAAGAAAAGAATGTTGCCGTTCCCAAGGAAATCGCTGGATTGATGGTATCGGCAATTATCTCGGATACGCTTCTTCTCAAATCCCCAACCTGCACGGACGAGGATGTAGCTGCTGCACGCGAGCTGGCCGATATCGCCGGTGTAAGCCTGGAGACTTACGGTCTTGAAATGCTGAAGGCAGGTGCAGACGTAAGCAGCAAAACGGTAGCAGAGCTTATTTCCCTGGATGCCAAGGAATTCCAAATGGGCAGCCACAAAGTAGAAATCGCTCAAGTAAACGCGGTGGACGTAAATGATGTACTGAACCGCCAAACGGAGCTGGAAGACGCTCTGAATAACATCATCAGCCAAAAAGGTCTGGATCTGTTCGTGTTCGTCGTAACGGACATCCTGAACAACGATTCAGTAGCCTTGGCTCTTGGTAATGCTGCTTCTTCCGTAGAGACTGCATATCAGGTGAAGCTGGAAAACAACAAAGCCGTGCTCAAAGGCGTTGTTTCCCGCAAATCGCAAATTGTACCGGTTCTGACCGAAACACTGAGCAAATAA
- a CDS encoding TetR/AcrR family transcriptional regulator yields MSNDRKQEIMDAAIHVFSRKGFNGSTMQDIAEGCGMSKATLYQHYKSKDQLLLSIFHMINDRLYVKLQAMMKQGDVNSADSLRHQIELQLQDSLAHRDLIRMLITENPNSYTEEVLKASGALRGRMIRHFEQMFKTVYGPRIEPFAVDLVFSMFSLLEQYSVLMVLENVAIGVSELSLYILKLLDYMANGLMKEDGVKPILGEHNYPEYLRSEMPEPETDSVEGLICRMYRSADLLGKSGKEEQDVRDSILMLDNELKSQSPRRIIVQGMLHNLLLIQELSELAGRLAALPKIKSYLA; encoded by the coding sequence ATGTCCAATGACCGTAAACAGGAAATTATGGATGCAGCCATCCATGTTTTCTCCCGCAAGGGCTTTAACGGTTCCACCATGCAGGATATCGCCGAGGGTTGCGGTATGTCCAAAGCAACGCTGTACCAGCACTATAAATCCAAGGATCAGCTGCTGCTGTCTATTTTCCATATGATTAATGACAGGCTTTATGTCAAACTGCAGGCCATGATGAAACAAGGGGATGTAAATTCGGCAGACAGTCTGAGGCATCAGATTGAGCTTCAGCTTCAGGACTCTCTGGCTCACCGCGATTTGATCCGGATGCTGATCACGGAAAACCCGAATTCATACACAGAGGAAGTTCTCAAGGCATCGGGTGCCTTACGTGGCAGAATGATCCGCCATTTCGAGCAGATGTTCAAAACGGTCTATGGCCCACGCATTGAACCCTTTGCAGTGGATTTGGTATTCTCCATGTTTTCACTGCTGGAGCAGTACAGTGTACTGATGGTCCTGGAAAATGTGGCGATCGGCGTGAGCGAGCTGTCCCTTTATATTTTAAAGCTGCTGGATTATATGGCGAATGGGCTGATGAAGGAAGATGGCGTAAAACCGATTCTCGGCGAGCATAACTATCCCGAATATCTGAGATCCGAAATGCCGGAGCCTGAGACGGACAGTGTGGAAGGACTCATATGCCGGATGTACCGCAGCGCGGATTTGCTGGGGAAATCCGGAAAAGAGGAGCAGGATGTCCGTGACTCGATTCTGATGCTGGATAATGAGCTGAAAAGCCAATCACCACGAAGAATTATTGTACAGGGGATGCTCCATAATTTGCTTTTGATCCAGGAACTGTCGGAGCTTGCCGGCCGATTGGCCGCACTTCCGAAGATCAAGAGCTATCTAGCTTAG
- a CDS encoding MFS transporter: MSSSTKPNKSLIVLMVNMFIAMLGIGLVIPILPKLLEDFNAGGTAAGYLIAASGLTQFLFSPLAGEWSDKYGRKRMIVLGLLLFTLSQFLFAIANVMWMLYISRFLGGIGAAMMVPAMMAYVADSTTEDTRGKGLGMLGAAMSLGFVIGPGIGGFLADFGLRAPFYISALIAAIATVLSFFMLKETLSEERLQAARQSQQKRESIVKQLITSVKAPYFIYLILVFTLTFGLVNFEAVFSLYVDNKYAYTTKEISIMITVGALVGVVIQGAFINKLLHRFGENKLINVSFLISAIAMVLMLLSGNFWYNLLLILIFFTFTSIMRPAINTVLSKMAGNEEQGFVMGMNNAYMSLGNIFGPALAGILFDVHVNLPYSFGAIILVLSLILSVSWGKRMTGRSKQKLEAAS, from the coding sequence ATGTCATCAAGTACAAAACCAAACAAATCTCTTATTGTATTAATGGTCAATATGTTTATAGCCATGCTGGGCATCGGACTCGTCATTCCGATTCTGCCCAAGCTGCTTGAAGATTTTAACGCAGGAGGCACAGCGGCAGGTTATCTGATTGCAGCCTCTGGCCTGACACAGTTTCTGTTTTCTCCGCTTGCAGGTGAATGGTCGGATAAGTACGGCCGCAAACGGATGATTGTTCTAGGGCTCTTGCTGTTCACGCTCTCTCAATTTTTATTTGCCATCGCAAATGTGATGTGGATGCTGTACATATCCCGCTTCCTTGGGGGCATCGGCGCAGCCATGATGGTTCCGGCGATGATGGCCTATGTAGCTGACAGCACAACGGAAGATACACGCGGTAAAGGTCTCGGCATGCTGGGGGCCGCGATGTCGCTTGGATTTGTTATCGGGCCGGGCATTGGCGGATTCCTTGCGGATTTTGGACTTCGTGCACCATTTTACATTTCAGCTCTGATTGCGGCGATTGCCACCGTCCTGTCCTTTTTTATGCTGAAAGAAACCTTGTCTGAAGAGCGCCTGCAGGCGGCAAGACAATCACAGCAAAAGCGGGAAAGCATCGTCAAGCAGCTGATCACTTCCGTTAAAGCACCTTATTTTATCTATCTGATTCTCGTGTTTACCCTGACCTTTGGCCTTGTCAATTTTGAAGCGGTGTTCAGCCTGTACGTCGACAACAAGTATGCTTACACCACCAAGGAAATTTCTATCATGATTACGGTTGGAGCGCTTGTGGGCGTTGTCATTCAAGGAGCGTTTATCAATAAGCTGCTTCATCGTTTTGGTGAGAACAAGCTGATTAATGTTTCCTTCCTGATCTCGGCTATTGCTATGGTGTTGATGCTGCTCTCGGGCAATTTCTGGTACAATTTGCTGCTGATCCTGATATTCTTCACCTTCACTTCCATTATGAGACCGGCGATCAATACGGTTTTATCCAAAATGGCTGGAAATGAGGAGCAGGGCTTTGTCATGGGGATGAACAATGCCTATATGAGTCTTGGTAATATTTTTGGCCCTGCGCTCGCAGGTATTCTATTCGATGTTCATGTGAATTTGCCTTATTCCTTCGGGGCTATCATTCTGGTACTGAGCCTGATTTTATCCGTTTCATGGGGAAAAAGGATGACCGGCCGCAGTAAGCAAAAGCTTGAGGCTGCCAGCTAG
- a CDS encoding GerMN domain-containing protein codes for MKKGSKIRGISAAGLLAVPVLLSGCSLFGSQSSMDIDKPPAGVEQQMLNMTDGGSATTNKTEQTGPKTTVYLANEKGLLAPVSLGIPEAKDTDNMKQALQALVTGGTYAKYVPKGFSGVLPKGTEINSVTVDKEQKLAVVEFNNAVNKYNAPDERKIVEAVTWTLTGFSGVQKVQFMVDGQALTEMPVKGTPLNQPLSRSFGINLQKADGASLTNSTPVTVYFSTLSEDGVSYYVPVTRLVKPGQNKLTAAVNELIHGPQQNDGLEQVMTDGTTLDSVKTAKDGTVTVSLKDDMFEKDEKIPNELLQSVVLTIAENAGNPKVKIDMNEETKVIGLDNQDYSKPVSRPEYINEIPL; via the coding sequence ATGAAAAAAGGTAGTAAAATTCGCGGCATTTCCGCTGCCGGATTGCTGGCTGTTCCTGTATTGCTGTCCGGCTGCAGCTTGTTCGGCTCACAGTCTTCCATGGATATCGATAAGCCGCCGGCAGGAGTAGAGCAGCAAATGCTGAACATGACAGACGGAGGCTCAGCAACAACCAATAAGACCGAGCAAACTGGACCGAAGACGACCGTTTATCTGGCTAATGAAAAAGGATTGCTGGCTCCCGTTTCCTTGGGGATTCCCGAAGCAAAAGATACGGACAACATGAAGCAGGCGCTTCAGGCACTCGTGACGGGTGGAACTTATGCCAAGTATGTGCCGAAGGGGTTCTCCGGCGTGCTGCCAAAGGGAACCGAGATTAACAGTGTAACCGTGGATAAGGAGCAAAAACTGGCGGTTGTGGAATTCAACAATGCGGTGAACAAATATAACGCGCCGGATGAGCGCAAAATAGTGGAAGCTGTCACCTGGACATTAACGGGGTTCTCCGGTGTGCAGAAGGTACAGTTCATGGTCGACGGCCAAGCATTGACGGAAATGCCGGTCAAGGGCACGCCGTTGAATCAGCCGCTTAGCCGCAGCTTTGGCATCAATCTGCAAAAGGCGGACGGCGCCAGCTTGACGAACTCGACACCGGTAACGGTCTATTTTTCAACCTTATCCGAGGATGGAGTATCTTACTACGTGCCTGTAACCCGGCTGGTAAAGCCAGGACAGAATAAATTGACTGCAGCTGTGAACGAGCTTATCCATGGTCCGCAGCAGAATGATGGACTGGAGCAAGTCATGACTGACGGTACCACTTTAGACTCGGTAAAAACAGCCAAGGACGGAACCGTTACGGTTTCCTTGAAGGATGATATGTTCGAGAAGGATGAGAAGATTCCGAATGAACTCCTCCAATCCGTCGTCCTGACTATAGCCGAAAATGCCGGCAATCCAAAGGTGAAAATTGATATGAATGAGGAGACCAAGGTGATTGGCCTTGACAACCAGGATTACAGCAAGCCGGTGTCAAGACCTGAGTATATTAATGAGATTCCACTGTAA
- a CDS encoding GNAT family N-acetyltransferase, translating into MIMETDRLIIREYQQDDYAGVHRYASNPLVTTYTLWGPNSPEETQGHIEAMLAMQQQEPRTGYEFAVTLKHSGEMIGGVGLHKNGFNGEVGYCFHPDYWGRGYAFESAEAMLELGFGQLGLHRIYATCRPENTGSERVMQKLGMQKEGHLREHLLSNKGGFVDSYLYSILIQDYETK; encoded by the coding sequence ATGATCATGGAAACAGATCGACTTATCATTCGTGAATATCAGCAGGATGACTATGCCGGCGTGCATCGATATGCTTCGAATCCACTCGTAACGACTTATACGCTGTGGGGGCCCAATTCGCCAGAGGAGACACAGGGACATATCGAAGCGATGCTGGCAATGCAGCAACAAGAGCCGCGCACAGGATATGAGTTTGCGGTTACATTGAAACACAGCGGGGAGATGATCGGCGGCGTCGGCCTGCATAAGAACGGCTTTAACGGAGAAGTAGGCTACTGCTTCCACCCCGATTATTGGGGCCGGGGATATGCTTTCGAAAGCGCAGAAGCCATGCTCGAGCTCGGCTTCGGGCAGCTGGGGCTGCACCGGATTTATGCGACCTGTCGTCCGGAAAATACAGGCTCGGAGCGTGTGATGCAGAAGCTCGGCATGCAGAAAGAGGGCCATCTGCGCGAGCATCTCCTTTCCAATAAAGGTGGATTTGTTGATTCATACCTCTATTCCATTTTGATTCAGGATTATGAAACGAAATGA